A genome region from Gallus gallus isolate bGalGal1 chromosome 9, bGalGal1.mat.broiler.GRCg7b, whole genome shotgun sequence includes the following:
- the PRSS56 gene encoding serine protease 56 isoform X2 produces the protein MEQGGKRTRGAVPMVCLSCPVMLLLLQLAGGAPIGQGLYPMPASVLQALSSRGTLVLEAALRSALMALEEALAEQQKQRGACGLCAPCLFPPCANITQRCPPPAVPPAMPPSCQALLDAQELPELPQRHWALSQACSPYLRLCPLQGTQPACTLLSAQRCQHRLQECLLAKAAPNPSMAAAMPERCGSREDPPPNSTAPRGRIMGGNVARHGAWPWLVSVRLHGELVCGGVLVSRAWALTAAHCFNGNQNELAWTVVVGDHELGKADPGERAVPVRRIVPHPKFNPKTFHGDLALLELAEPLAPSGTVSPVCLPSGTTEPSPGTPCHIAGWGSLYEEGPSAEVVMEAQVPLLSQETCRAALGRELLTSTMFCAGYLSGGIDSCQGDSGGPLVCQDPSSHSFVLYGITSWGDGCGERGKPGVYTRVAAFADWLSLQMNPVPGSREPSCFDLLALSQLAPEQQPLERTRLCSFYERSCRAAPGQASCTHIADETCRARLRRCELHSYTQTLVGLLRRAGDFIRNQLDFSFLTRTLPQLLGKIYGHLFPARVRRDAPDPAMAEHPTSEGPLRPPHRQLPTFREFFGSVGPRLQDWVQALRATAGGSAQAPTPDGEQLPEETWLFLQVLGEKWAEGNTAPMTVPAGSIPLSYPMGAPLSALSPSPSLQQGEELVEELLGQGRAFLTQLRAELDLDTSLEVMQTPGEPTEGPVGNPVLNWSVLREKRELVPTVPGLEEEEGEKAGTGRACPGLNASALRVGVVQELYAWVLQVPQPDLAMTFQEILVDLSSKNTKGLYRAQVRATVGGRPTAFTGLVGLESDSLARSMPGLVALALEALKT, from the exons ATGGAGCAAGGAGGGAAGAGGACGCGGGGTGCTGTCCCCATGGTCTGCCTGTCCTGCCCCGTGATGCTGCTGCTCCTACAGCTGGCTGGGGGGGCTCCCATAGGCCAGGGGCTGTATCCCATGCCAGCTAGCGTCCTGCAAG CGCTGTCAAGCCGGGGGACGCTGGTGCTGGAGGCGGCACTGAGGAGCGCGCTGATGGCACTGGAGGAGGCActggctgagcagcagaagcaacGGGGTGCCTGTGGGCTCTGTGCCCCCTGCCTCTTCCCTCCCTGCGCCAACATCACCCAACGCTGCCCAC cccctgccgtGCCCCCCGCCATGCCCCCCAGCTGCCAGGCCCTGCTGGATGCCCAGGAGCTGCCCGAGCTGCCCCAGCGCCACTGGGCTCTGAGCCAGGCGTGTTCTCCCTACCTGCGCCTGTGCCCCCTCCAGGGCACTCAGCCTGCCTGCACCCTGCTCAGTGCCCAGCGCTGCCAGCACCGCCTCCAGGAGTGCC TGCTGGCGAAGGCAGCCCCGAATCCCAGCATGGCAGCAGCGATGCCAG AGCGCTGCGGGAGCCgggaggaccccccccccaacagcACAGCCCCACGAGGACGCATCATGGGCGGCAACGTGGCCAGGCACGGGGCTTGGCCGTGGCTGGTGTCAGTGCGGCTGCACGGGGAGCTGGTGTGCGGTGGGGTGTTGGTGAGCCGCGCGTGGGCTCTCACCGCCGCCCACTGCTTCAATGG GAACCAGAACGAGTTGGCGTGGACGGTGGTGGTGGGCGACCACGAGCTGGGCAAGGCAGACCCCGGGGAGCGGGCAGTGCCCGTGCGGCGCATCGTGCCTCACCCCAAG TTCAACCCCAAGACGTTTCATGGGGATCtggcgctgctggagctggcGGAGCCGCTGGCACCGTCGGGCACCGTGAGCCCCGTGTGCCTGCCCAGCGGTACCACCGAGCCCAGCCCCGGCACCCCCTGCCACATCGCGGGGTGGGGGTCCCTGTATGAAG AGGGGCCATCGGCCGAGGTGGTGATGGAAGCACAGGTGCCTCTGCTCAGCCAGGAGACATGCCGGGCAGCCCTGGGCAGAGAGCTGCTCACCAGCACCATGTTCTGTGCCGGGTATCTGTCTGGGGGCATCGATTCCTGCCAG GGTGACTCGGGTGGTCCACTGGTGTGCCAGGACCCCTCCTCGCACAGCTTTGTCCTCTATGGCATCACTTCGTGGGGTGATGGCTGCGGCGAGCGGGGCAAACCAGGTGTCTACACTCGCGTGGCTGCCTTTGCCGACTGGCTCAGCCTGCAGATGAACC CTGTTCCTGGCAGCCGGGAGCCAAGCTGCTTTGACCTGCTGGCCCTGTCCCAGCTGGCCCCCGAGCAGCAGCCCCTCGAGCGCACCCGTCTCTGCTCCTTCTATGAGAGGTCCTGCCGGGCCGCCCCGGGCCAAGCCAGCTGCACACACATTGCTGATGAGACATGCCGTGCCCGGCTGAGGCGATGCG AGCTGCACTCCTACACCCAGACCCTGGTCGGTCTCCTGCGTCGGGCTGGGGACTTCATCCGAAACCAGCTCGACTTCTCCTTCCTCACCCGCACCCTGccccagctcctgggcaagaTCTACGGGCACCTCTTCCCCGCCCGCGTCCGTAGGGATGCCCCAG ACCCAGCGATGGCCGAGCACCCCACATCTGAGGGACCACTGAGACCACCCCACAG GCAGCTGCCCACCTTCAGGGAGTTTTTTGGGTCTGTGGGGCCACGGCTGCAGGACTGGGTGCAGGCTCTGAGGGCCACGGCGGGGGGCAGCGCCCAGGCACCCACCCCAGATGGGGAGCAGCTCCCTGAGGAGACATGGCTCTTCTTACAGGTACTTGGAGAGAAATGGGCTGAGGGGAACACTGCTCCTATGACGGTGCCAGCAGGGTCCATACCCCTGTCTTACCCTATGGGTGCCCCACTGTCTGCACTgtccccctccccttccctgcagcagggtgaggagctggtggaggagctgctgggacagGGCAGAGCCTTCCTCACCCAGCTCCGGGCAGAGCTGGACCTTGACACCTCCTTGGAGGTCATGCAGACACCTGGAGAGCCAACCGAAGGGCCAGTAGGGAACCCCGTGCTGAACT GGTCAGTGCTGAGGGAGAAACGAGAGCTGGTGCCCACAGTGCCagggctggaggaagaggagggggagaaggcAGGTACAGGCAGAG CTTGCCCCGGCCTCAACGCCTCCGCACTGCGGGTTGGCGTGGTGCAGGAGCTCTACGCCTGGGTGCTGCAGGTGCCACAGCCAGACCTGGCCATGACCTTCCAGGAG ATCCTGGTGGACCTGAGCTCCAAGAACACCAAGGGGCTGTACCGGGCACAGGTGCGGGCCACGGTGGGCGGCCGGCCCACAGCTTTTACTGGGCTGGTGGGGCTGGAGAGCGACTCGCTGGCACGCAGCATGCCCGGCCTCGTGGCCTTGGCACTTGAGGCTCTGAAAACCTAG
- the SLC12A9 gene encoding solute carrier family 12 member 9: protein MASSERSALLTYRLCGGSGEDERGRERGRAAAAATPRKLPTFLGVVVPTLLSMFSVVLFLRLGFVVGHAGLYQALAMFAVAYFIIGMTVLSVCAIATNGALDAGGAYYMISRALGPEFGGSIGIMFFLANVCGSALYLLGLVEAVVDSFGIPPGQEVGSGIHVLPRSYWYELLYGTILLALCLVVCLVGASIYAKATFLIFLIVAGVLGTILVSFFVTRPLGVPIRMQHLNSSEIENGSFTGFSLATLRENLGGGYGVDYTTGQMMSFSTVFAVMFNGCTGIMAGSNMSGDLKRPSYSIPRGTISAVLFTYLVYNLLAFLMCATCNRTLLQKDYGFLRDISIFPPLVTVGIYAATLSAAMSNLIGASRILYALARDDLFGRALTLAKKTSASGNPIMAVILSWLVVQLVLFSGKLNTIAGVVTTFFLLVYATVNLACLALEWASAPNFRPTFRYFSWHTCLLGIAGCCVMMFLISPVSASASLGFLLILLLALHYLSPSSTWGYISQALIFHQVRKYLLMLDVRKDHVKFWRPQMLLMVQNPRGSARLIDFVNDLKKSGLYVLGHVELQDLDTLPSDPLQPQQDSWLSLVDKLNVKAFISLTLAPSVRHGVRQLLFTSGLGGMRPNTLVLGFYDDAAPQDSLAQHPAFTSAREELPLGFPPLRAATTPKLLSPREYVGIVADALKMLRNVLLVRHLESLDKVWELRRAASPPPSIHVWPVNLLRPDSARYADTCSLFLLQMACVLNMARAWRRARLRLFLCVEAGAMPHAQEDKLRQLLKDLRIQAQIQLVPWDGVVRLHWQAPRGPPGGPAPAEEEETAVNFPPNTTQVSDEYVCAANKMVLEQGPAPAVRFLYLPRPPADTGLYPLYLRQLELLTRDLGPTVLVHGVSAVTSTQL from the exons ATGGCGAGCTCGGAGCGCAGCGCGCTGCTCACGTACCGCCTGTGCGGCGGCTCCGGCGAAGACGAGCGGGGCCGGGAACGTGgccgggccgccgccgccgccaccccCCGCAAGCTGCCCACGTTCCTGGGCGTCGTGGTGCCCACGCTGCTCTCCATGTTCAGCGTCGTCCTCTTCCTACGCCTCG GGTTCGTGGTGGGCCACGCCGGATTGTACCAAGCTCTGGCCATGTTTGCAGTGGCCTACTTCATCATCGGCATGACGGTGCTGTCGGTGTGTGCCATCGCCACCAACGGGGCACTGGATGCTGGAGGAGCCTATT ACATGATCAGTCGTGCCCTGGGCCCGGAGTTTGGGGGCAGCATTGGGATCATGTTTTTCCTGGCCAACGTGTGTGGCAGTGCCCTCTACCTGCTGGGGCTGGTGGAGGCAGTGGTGGACAGCTTCGGGATCCCGCCAG GGCAGGAAGTGGGTTCAGGCATCCACGTCCTCCCCCGGAGCTATTGGTACGAGCTGCTCTACGGCACCATCCTGCTGGCCCTGTGCCTCGTCGTGTGCCTGGTGGGTGCCTCCATCTATGCCAAAGCCaccttcctcatcttcctcatcGTGGCGGGTGTGCTGGGCACCATCCTCGTCAGCTTCTTCGTCACGCGACCCCTCGGTGTGCCCATCCGCATGCAGCACCTCAACAGCTCGGAGATTGAGAACGGCAGCTTCACGGGCTTCTCACTAGCCACTCTGCGAGAAAACCTGGGCG GTGGGTACGGGGTGGACTACACCACGGGGCAGATGATGAGTTTCAGCACTGTCTTCGCAGTGATGTTCAATGGCTGCACCGGCATCATGGCAGGCTCCAACATGTCAG gggACCTGAAGCGCCCGAGCTACTCCATCCCACGGGGCaccatctctgctgtgctcttcaCTTACCTCGTCTACAACCTGCTGGCTTTCCTCATGTGTGCCACCTGCAACAG GACCCTCCTGCAGAAGGATTATGGCTTCCTGCGTGACATCAGTATCTTCCCACCTCTGGTCACGGTGGGCATCTATGCTGCCACGCTCTCCGCTGCCATGAGCAACCTCATCGGGGCATCCCGCATCCTCTATGCCCTGGCACGGGATGATCTCTTTG GCCGGGCGCTGACGCTTGCCAAGAAGACATCTGCAAGCGGGAACCCCATCATGGCAGTCATCCTCTCCTGGCTGGTGGTGCAG CTGGTGCTCTTCTCTGGAAAGCTCAACACCATTGCAGGGGTTGTCACTACCTTCTTCCTGTTGGTTTATGCCACTGTCAACCTGGCCTGCCTGGCACTGGAGTGGGCATCGGCCCCCAACTTCAG GCCCACCTTTCGCTACTTCAGCTGGCACACGTGCCTGCTGGGCATCGCCGGCTGCTGCGTCATGATGTTCCTCATCAGCCCCGTGTCGGCCTCGGCGAGCCTAGgcttcctcctcatcctcctcctcgcCCTCCACTACCTctcacccagcagcacctgggGCTATATCAGCCAGGCTCTCATCTTCCACCAG gTGCGGAAGTACCTGCTGATGCTGGATGTGAGGAAGGACCACGTGAAGTTCTGGCGCCCACAGATGCTGCTGATGGTGCAGAACCCACGGGGCAGCGCCCGCCTCATTGACTTTGTCAATGACCTCAAGAAGAGTGGCCTTTATGTCCTGGGCCACGTGGAGCTACAAGACTTGG ACACACTGCCCTCAGACccgctgcagccccagcaggacTCATGGCTGAGCTTGGTGGACAAGCTGAATGTCAAGGCCTTCATCAGCCTCACCCTCGCGCCCTCGGTGCGGCACGGCGTCCGGCAGCTCCTCTTCACCTCTGGCCTTG GCGGCATGCGCCCCAACACGCTGGTGCTGGGCTTCTACGATGATGCGGCACCACAGGACAGCCTGGCCCAGCACCCTGCCTTCACCAGCGCCCGCGAGGAGCTGCCCCTGGGCTTCCCCCCGCTGCGGGCCGCCACCACCCCCAAGCTGCTGTCTCCACGCGAGTACGTCGGCATCGTGGCTGACGCCCTGAAGATGCTCCGCAACGTCCTGCTGGTCCGGCACCTGGAGAGCCTGGACAAGGTGTGGGAGCTGCGCCGGGCCGCCAGCCCTCCGCCTTCCATCCACGTTTGGCCCGTCAACCTGCTGCGGCCCGACAGCGCCCGCTACGCCGACACGTGCAgcctcttcctgctgcagatGGCCTGCGTGCTCAACATGGCGCGGGCCTGGCGCCGGGCCCGCCTGCGCCTCTTCCTTTGCGTGGAGGCGGGCGCCATGCCCCACGCGCAGGAGGACAAGCTGCGCCAGCTCCTCAAGGACCTGCGCATCCAGGCCCAGATTCAGCTGGTGCCGTGGGATGGGGTGGTCCGCCTGCACTGGCAGGCCCCACGGGGACCCCCCGGCGGCCCGGCGCCcgctgaggaggaagagacgGCGGTGAACTTCCCCCCCAACACCACCCAAGTGTCGGATGAGTACGTCTGTGCCGCCAACAAGatggtgctggagcagggcccGGCGCCTGCTGTCCGCTTCCTCTATTTGCCACGGCCTCCGGCCGACACCGGGCTGTACCCCCTGTACCTGcggcagctggagctgctcaccCGCGACCTTGGCCCTACTGTGCTGGTGCACGGGGTGAGCGCCGTCACCAGCACCCAGCTGTAG
- the PRSS56 gene encoding serine protease 56 isoform X1 encodes MEQGGKRTRGAVPMVCLSCPVMLLLLQLAGGAPIGQGLYPMPASVLQALSSRGTLVLEAALRSALMALEEALAEQQKQRGACGLCAPCLFPPCANITQRCPPPAVPPAMPPSCQALLDAQELPELPQRHWALSQACSPYLRLCPLQGTQPACTLLSAQRCQHRLQECLLAKAAPNPSMAAAMPERCGSREDPPPNSTAPRGRIMGGNVARHGAWPWLVSVRLHGELVCGGVLVSRAWALTAAHCFNGNQNELAWTVVVGDHELGKADPGERAVPVRRIVPHPKFNPKTFHGDLALLELAEPLAPSGTVSPVCLPSGTTEPSPGTPCHIAGWGSLYEEGPSAEVVMEAQVPLLSQETCRAALGRELLTSTMFCAGYLSGGIDSCQVLSPHNMTVPRAWGEHRALSVLLGLMCRCPPQGDSGGPLVCQDPSSHSFVLYGITSWGDGCGERGKPGVYTRVAAFADWLSLQMNPVPGSREPSCFDLLALSQLAPEQQPLERTRLCSFYERSCRAAPGQASCTHIADETCRARLRRCELHSYTQTLVGLLRRAGDFIRNQLDFSFLTRTLPQLLGKIYGHLFPARVRRDAPDPAMAEHPTSEGPLRPPHRQLPTFREFFGSVGPRLQDWVQALRATAGGSAQAPTPDGEQLPEETWLFLQVLGEKWAEGNTAPMTVPAGSIPLSYPMGAPLSALSPSPSLQQGEELVEELLGQGRAFLTQLRAELDLDTSLEVMQTPGEPTEGPVGNPVLNWSVLREKRELVPTVPGLEEEEGEKAGTGRACPGLNASALRVGVVQELYAWVLQVPQPDLAMTFQEILVDLSSKNTKGLYRAQVRATVGGRPTAFTGLVGLESDSLARSMPGLVALALEALKT; translated from the exons ATGGAGCAAGGAGGGAAGAGGACGCGGGGTGCTGTCCCCATGGTCTGCCTGTCCTGCCCCGTGATGCTGCTGCTCCTACAGCTGGCTGGGGGGGCTCCCATAGGCCAGGGGCTGTATCCCATGCCAGCTAGCGTCCTGCAAG CGCTGTCAAGCCGGGGGACGCTGGTGCTGGAGGCGGCACTGAGGAGCGCGCTGATGGCACTGGAGGAGGCActggctgagcagcagaagcaacGGGGTGCCTGTGGGCTCTGTGCCCCCTGCCTCTTCCCTCCCTGCGCCAACATCACCCAACGCTGCCCAC cccctgccgtGCCCCCCGCCATGCCCCCCAGCTGCCAGGCCCTGCTGGATGCCCAGGAGCTGCCCGAGCTGCCCCAGCGCCACTGGGCTCTGAGCCAGGCGTGTTCTCCCTACCTGCGCCTGTGCCCCCTCCAGGGCACTCAGCCTGCCTGCACCCTGCTCAGTGCCCAGCGCTGCCAGCACCGCCTCCAGGAGTGCC TGCTGGCGAAGGCAGCCCCGAATCCCAGCATGGCAGCAGCGATGCCAG AGCGCTGCGGGAGCCgggaggaccccccccccaacagcACAGCCCCACGAGGACGCATCATGGGCGGCAACGTGGCCAGGCACGGGGCTTGGCCGTGGCTGGTGTCAGTGCGGCTGCACGGGGAGCTGGTGTGCGGTGGGGTGTTGGTGAGCCGCGCGTGGGCTCTCACCGCCGCCCACTGCTTCAATGG GAACCAGAACGAGTTGGCGTGGACGGTGGTGGTGGGCGACCACGAGCTGGGCAAGGCAGACCCCGGGGAGCGGGCAGTGCCCGTGCGGCGCATCGTGCCTCACCCCAAG TTCAACCCCAAGACGTTTCATGGGGATCtggcgctgctggagctggcGGAGCCGCTGGCACCGTCGGGCACCGTGAGCCCCGTGTGCCTGCCCAGCGGTACCACCGAGCCCAGCCCCGGCACCCCCTGCCACATCGCGGGGTGGGGGTCCCTGTATGAAG AGGGGCCATCGGCCGAGGTGGTGATGGAAGCACAGGTGCCTCTGCTCAGCCAGGAGACATGCCGGGCAGCCCTGGGCAGAGAGCTGCTCACCAGCACCATGTTCTGTGCCGGGTATCTGTCTGGGGGCATCGATTCCTGCCAGGTACTGTCACCCCACAACATGACAGTGCCCCGGGCATGGGGTGAGCACAGAGCCCTGTCTGTCCTGCTTGGGCTGATGTGCAGATGTCCCCCCCAGGGTGACTCGGGTGGTCCACTGGTGTGCCAGGACCCCTCCTCGCACAGCTTTGTCCTCTATGGCATCACTTCGTGGGGTGATGGCTGCGGCGAGCGGGGCAAACCAGGTGTCTACACTCGCGTGGCTGCCTTTGCCGACTGGCTCAGCCTGCAGATGAACC CTGTTCCTGGCAGCCGGGAGCCAAGCTGCTTTGACCTGCTGGCCCTGTCCCAGCTGGCCCCCGAGCAGCAGCCCCTCGAGCGCACCCGTCTCTGCTCCTTCTATGAGAGGTCCTGCCGGGCCGCCCCGGGCCAAGCCAGCTGCACACACATTGCTGATGAGACATGCCGTGCCCGGCTGAGGCGATGCG AGCTGCACTCCTACACCCAGACCCTGGTCGGTCTCCTGCGTCGGGCTGGGGACTTCATCCGAAACCAGCTCGACTTCTCCTTCCTCACCCGCACCCTGccccagctcctgggcaagaTCTACGGGCACCTCTTCCCCGCCCGCGTCCGTAGGGATGCCCCAG ACCCAGCGATGGCCGAGCACCCCACATCTGAGGGACCACTGAGACCACCCCACAG GCAGCTGCCCACCTTCAGGGAGTTTTTTGGGTCTGTGGGGCCACGGCTGCAGGACTGGGTGCAGGCTCTGAGGGCCACGGCGGGGGGCAGCGCCCAGGCACCCACCCCAGATGGGGAGCAGCTCCCTGAGGAGACATGGCTCTTCTTACAGGTACTTGGAGAGAAATGGGCTGAGGGGAACACTGCTCCTATGACGGTGCCAGCAGGGTCCATACCCCTGTCTTACCCTATGGGTGCCCCACTGTCTGCACTgtccccctccccttccctgcagcagggtgaggagctggtggaggagctgctgggacagGGCAGAGCCTTCCTCACCCAGCTCCGGGCAGAGCTGGACCTTGACACCTCCTTGGAGGTCATGCAGACACCTGGAGAGCCAACCGAAGGGCCAGTAGGGAACCCCGTGCTGAACT GGTCAGTGCTGAGGGAGAAACGAGAGCTGGTGCCCACAGTGCCagggctggaggaagaggagggggagaaggcAGGTACAGGCAGAG CTTGCCCCGGCCTCAACGCCTCCGCACTGCGGGTTGGCGTGGTGCAGGAGCTCTACGCCTGGGTGCTGCAGGTGCCACAGCCAGACCTGGCCATGACCTTCCAGGAG ATCCTGGTGGACCTGAGCTCCAAGAACACCAAGGGGCTGTACCGGGCACAGGTGCGGGCCACGGTGGGCGGCCGGCCCACAGCTTTTACTGGGCTGGTGGGGCTGGAGAGCGACTCGCTGGCACGCAGCATGCCCGGCCTCGTGGCCTTGGCACTTGAGGCTCTGAAAACCTAG
- the PRSS56 gene encoding serine protease 56 isoform X3, protein MEQGGKRTRGAVPMVCLSCPVMLLLLQLAGGAPIGQGLYPMPASVLQALSSRGTLVLEAALRSALMALEEALAEQQKQRGACGLCAPCLFPPCANITQRCPPPAVPPAMPPSCQALLDAQELPELPQRHWALSQACSPYLRLCPLQGTQPACTLLSAQRCQHRLQECLLAKAAPNPSMAAAMPERCGSREDPPPNSTAPRGRIMGGNVARHGAWPWLVSVRLHGELVCGGVLVSRAWALTAAHCFNGNQNELAWTVVVGDHELGKADPGERAVPVRRIVPHPKFNPKTFHGDLALLELAEPLAPSGTVSPVCLPSGTTEPSPGTPCHIAGWGSLYEEGPSAEVVMEAQVPLLSQETCRAALGRELLTSTMFCAGYLSGGIDSCQVLSPHNMTVPRAWGEHRALSVLLGLMCRCPPQGDSGGPLVCQDPSSHSFVLYGITSWGDGCGERGKPGVYTRVAAFADWLSLQMNPVPGSREPSCFDLLALSQLAPEQQPLERTRLCSFYERSCRAAPGQASCTHIADETCRARLRRCELHSYTQTLVGLLRRAGDFIRNQLDFSFLTRTLPQLLGKIYGHLFPARVRRDAPDPAMAEHPTSEGPLRPPHRQLPTFREFFGSVGPRLQDWVQALRATAGGSAQAPTPDGEQLPEETWLFLQQGEELVEELLGQGRAFLTQLRAELDLDTSLEVMQTPGEPTEGPVGNPVLNWSVLREKRELVPTVPGLEEEEGEKAGTGRACPGLNASALRVGVVQELYAWVLQVPQPDLAMTFQEILVDLSSKNTKGLYRAQVRATVGGRPTAFTGLVGLESDSLARSMPGLVALALEALKT, encoded by the exons ATGGAGCAAGGAGGGAAGAGGACGCGGGGTGCTGTCCCCATGGTCTGCCTGTCCTGCCCCGTGATGCTGCTGCTCCTACAGCTGGCTGGGGGGGCTCCCATAGGCCAGGGGCTGTATCCCATGCCAGCTAGCGTCCTGCAAG CGCTGTCAAGCCGGGGGACGCTGGTGCTGGAGGCGGCACTGAGGAGCGCGCTGATGGCACTGGAGGAGGCActggctgagcagcagaagcaacGGGGTGCCTGTGGGCTCTGTGCCCCCTGCCTCTTCCCTCCCTGCGCCAACATCACCCAACGCTGCCCAC cccctgccgtGCCCCCCGCCATGCCCCCCAGCTGCCAGGCCCTGCTGGATGCCCAGGAGCTGCCCGAGCTGCCCCAGCGCCACTGGGCTCTGAGCCAGGCGTGTTCTCCCTACCTGCGCCTGTGCCCCCTCCAGGGCACTCAGCCTGCCTGCACCCTGCTCAGTGCCCAGCGCTGCCAGCACCGCCTCCAGGAGTGCC TGCTGGCGAAGGCAGCCCCGAATCCCAGCATGGCAGCAGCGATGCCAG AGCGCTGCGGGAGCCgggaggaccccccccccaacagcACAGCCCCACGAGGACGCATCATGGGCGGCAACGTGGCCAGGCACGGGGCTTGGCCGTGGCTGGTGTCAGTGCGGCTGCACGGGGAGCTGGTGTGCGGTGGGGTGTTGGTGAGCCGCGCGTGGGCTCTCACCGCCGCCCACTGCTTCAATGG GAACCAGAACGAGTTGGCGTGGACGGTGGTGGTGGGCGACCACGAGCTGGGCAAGGCAGACCCCGGGGAGCGGGCAGTGCCCGTGCGGCGCATCGTGCCTCACCCCAAG TTCAACCCCAAGACGTTTCATGGGGATCtggcgctgctggagctggcGGAGCCGCTGGCACCGTCGGGCACCGTGAGCCCCGTGTGCCTGCCCAGCGGTACCACCGAGCCCAGCCCCGGCACCCCCTGCCACATCGCGGGGTGGGGGTCCCTGTATGAAG AGGGGCCATCGGCCGAGGTGGTGATGGAAGCACAGGTGCCTCTGCTCAGCCAGGAGACATGCCGGGCAGCCCTGGGCAGAGAGCTGCTCACCAGCACCATGTTCTGTGCCGGGTATCTGTCTGGGGGCATCGATTCCTGCCAGGTACTGTCACCCCACAACATGACAGTGCCCCGGGCATGGGGTGAGCACAGAGCCCTGTCTGTCCTGCTTGGGCTGATGTGCAGATGTCCCCCCCAGGGTGACTCGGGTGGTCCACTGGTGTGCCAGGACCCCTCCTCGCACAGCTTTGTCCTCTATGGCATCACTTCGTGGGGTGATGGCTGCGGCGAGCGGGGCAAACCAGGTGTCTACACTCGCGTGGCTGCCTTTGCCGACTGGCTCAGCCTGCAGATGAACC CTGTTCCTGGCAGCCGGGAGCCAAGCTGCTTTGACCTGCTGGCCCTGTCCCAGCTGGCCCCCGAGCAGCAGCCCCTCGAGCGCACCCGTCTCTGCTCCTTCTATGAGAGGTCCTGCCGGGCCGCCCCGGGCCAAGCCAGCTGCACACACATTGCTGATGAGACATGCCGTGCCCGGCTGAGGCGATGCG AGCTGCACTCCTACACCCAGACCCTGGTCGGTCTCCTGCGTCGGGCTGGGGACTTCATCCGAAACCAGCTCGACTTCTCCTTCCTCACCCGCACCCTGccccagctcctgggcaagaTCTACGGGCACCTCTTCCCCGCCCGCGTCCGTAGGGATGCCCCAG ACCCAGCGATGGCCGAGCACCCCACATCTGAGGGACCACTGAGACCACCCCACAG GCAGCTGCCCACCTTCAGGGAGTTTTTTGGGTCTGTGGGGCCACGGCTGCAGGACTGGGTGCAGGCTCTGAGGGCCACGGCGGGGGGCAGCGCCCAGGCACCCACCCCAGATGGGGAGCAGCTCCCTGAGGAGACATGGCTCTTCTTACAG cagggtgaggagctggtggaggagctgctgggacagGGCAGAGCCTTCCTCACCCAGCTCCGGGCAGAGCTGGACCTTGACACCTCCTTGGAGGTCATGCAGACACCTGGAGAGCCAACCGAAGGGCCAGTAGGGAACCCCGTGCTGAACT GGTCAGTGCTGAGGGAGAAACGAGAGCTGGTGCCCACAGTGCCagggctggaggaagaggagggggagaaggcAGGTACAGGCAGAG CTTGCCCCGGCCTCAACGCCTCCGCACTGCGGGTTGGCGTGGTGCAGGAGCTCTACGCCTGGGTGCTGCAGGTGCCACAGCCAGACCTGGCCATGACCTTCCAGGAG ATCCTGGTGGACCTGAGCTCCAAGAACACCAAGGGGCTGTACCGGGCACAGGTGCGGGCCACGGTGGGCGGCCGGCCCACAGCTTTTACTGGGCTGGTGGGGCTGGAGAGCGACTCGCTGGCACGCAGCATGCCCGGCCTCGTGGCCTTGGCACTTGAGGCTCTGAAAACCTAG